One Loxodonta africana isolate mLoxAfr1 chromosome 8, mLoxAfr1.hap2, whole genome shotgun sequence DNA window includes the following coding sequences:
- the LOC100665205 gene encoding zinc finger CCCH domain-containing protein 15-like — protein sequence MPPKKQAQAGGSKKAEQKKKEKIIEDKTFGLKNKKGAKQQKFIKAVTHQVKFGQQNPRQVAQSEAEKKLKKDDKKKELQELNELFKPVVAAQKISKGADPKSVVCAFFKQGQCSKGDKCKFSHDLTLERKCEKQSVYIDTRDEELEKDTMDNWDEKKLEEVVNKKHGEAEKKKPKTQIVCKHFLEAIENNKYGWFWVCPGGGDMCMYRHALPPGFVLKKDKKKEEKEDEISLEDLIERERSALGPNVTKITLESFLAWKKRKRQEKIDKLEQDMERRKADFKAGKALVISGREVFEFRPELVDDDDEEADDTHYMQGTGGDEVDDSVSINDIDLSLYIPRDVDETGITVASLERFSTYTSEKDENKLSEASGGRAENGERSDLEEDNEGEEQENGAIDAVPVDENLFTGEDLDELEEELNTLDLEE from the coding sequence ATGCCCCCCAAGAAACAGGCTCAGGCCGGGGGCAGCAAAAAGGCGGAGcagaaaaagaaggagaagatCATCGAAGACAAAACTTTTGGTCTAAAGAATAAGAAAGGAGCAAAGCAACAGAAGTTTATCAAGGCTGTCACTCATCAAGTTAAATTTGGTCAACAAAATCCACGTCAGGTAGCACAAAGTGAAGctgaaaagaaattgaagaagGATGACAAGAAGAAGGAATTGCAGGAGCTAAATGAACTATTCAAACCTGTAGTTGCTGCTCAAAAAATAAGTAAAGGTGCAGATCCCAAGTCCGTGGTATGTGCATTCTTCAAGCAAGGACAGTGTTCCAAAGGAGATAAGTGTAAGTTCTCTCATGACTTGACTCTGGAGAGAAAATGTGAAAAGCAAAGTGTTTACATTGACACAAGAGATGAAGAACTTGAAAAAGATACCATGGATAATTGGGATGAAAAAAAACTGGAAGAAGTAGTGAACAAGAAGCACGGTGAGGcggaaaagaaaaaaccaaaaactcaaataGTATGCAAGCATTTCCTTGAAGCTATTGAAAACAACAAGTATGGCTGGTTTTGGGTATGCCCTGGAGGGGGTGATATGTGCATGTATCGTCATGCACTTCCTCCTGGATTTGtgttgaaaaaagataaaaagaaagaagagaaagaagacgaAATTTCATTAGAAGACCTCATTGAAAGAGAGCGTTCTGCCCTAGGTCCAAATGTTACCAAAATCACTCTAGAATCTTTTCTTgcatggaaaaaaaggaaaagacaagaaaagattgATAAACTTGAGCAAGATAtggaaagaaggaaagcagacttcaaagcagggaaagcacTAGTGATCAGTGGTCGTGAGGTGTTTGAATTTCGTCCTGAACTGGTCGATGATGATGATGAGGAAGCAGATGATACCCATTACATGCAGGGAACAGGTGGTGATGAGGTTGATGATTCTGTGAGCATAAATGACATAGATTTAAGCCTGTACATTCCAAGAGATGTAGATGAGACAGGTATTACTGTAGCCAGTCTTGAAAGATTCAGCACGTACACTtcagaaaaagatgaaaacaaattaAGTGAAGCTTCTGGAGGTAGGGCTGAAAATGGGGAAAGGAGTGACCTGGAAGAGGACAACGAAGGGGAGGAACAGGAAAATGGAGCCATCGACGCTGTTCCTGTTGATGAAAACCTTTTCACTGGGGAAGATTTGGATGAACTAGAAGAAGAATTAAACACACTTGATTTAGAAGAATGA